From Neospora caninum Liverpool complete genome, chromosome VIII, a single genomic window includes:
- a CDS encoding putative PAN domain-containing protein: protein MACPRFQTALAAIVPVLLLAGSAGVQMAAVQAQSTDSILQKLQTPLECTFNQEQTDFMLASFPNKGSATECHLLCAEHPQCAAFTYYVNTKTCLLHSRVGTKVTNEQARWGPKRCAPCLVADIDVKVDTVKEATVSSVQECARQCHTVACTFYVYHPATKKCYVKKYVDGLQGKIFSRSGYYTGLHNCTSQHWCNAEGFEIQGESLETTTADGPVKCSEICLNRDDCAAFSYVQASKTCSLKSQSSFGTMVQKAGAYAGPKSCGLPEPCEQQGKRRVGGFIAMYSTTVAKTARACQKKCTLTERCFHYSVGPDGCSLHTMDSTLEDRAGYISGDMICQH from the coding sequence ATGGCTTGCCCGAGATTTCAAACCGCCTTAGCGGCTATCGTGCCAGTACTTTTGCTCGCAGGGAGTGCAGGTGTGCAAATGGCCGCTGTGCAGGCGCAGAGCACCGACAGTATTCTTCAAAAGCTTCAGACCCCACTTGAGTGCACGTTTAACCAGGAACAAACTGACTTCATGCTCGCGTCGTTTCCAAATAAGGGAAGCGCGACAGAGTGCCATCTTTTGTGTGCTGAACATCCGCAGTGTGCGGCGTTTACGTATTACGTAAACACCAAAACATGTCTCCTTCACTCGAGGGTCGGCACGAAGGTGACGAACGAGCAAGCGCGCTGGGGCCCTAAACGTTGTGCGCCATGCTTGGTGGCAGACATTGACGTTAAAGTTGATACAGTAAAGGAGGCAACCGTTTCCTCTGTGCAAGAGTGTGCACGGCAGTGCCATACCGTCGCCTGCACCTTCTACGTGTACCATCCAGCCACCAAGAAATGCTACGTAAAAAAATACGTGGATGGCCTCCAGGGAAAAATCTTTTCTCGATCGGGGTATTATACGGGACTCCATAACTGTACAAGTCAACACTGGTGCAATGCGGAAGGATTCGAGATTCAGGGTGAGTCCCTTGAGACAACGACGGCCGATGGTCCGGTGAAGTGTAGCGAGATCTGCCTCAACCGCGATGATTGTGCGGCCTTCTCCTATGTTCAAGCAAGCAAAACGTGCTCTCTCAAGTCACAGTCCTCCTTCGGCACAATGGTACAGAAGGCAGGAGCATACGCTGGCCCCAAATCCTGCGGTCTCCCTGAACCCTGCGAACAGCAGGGCAAGAGACGAGTTGGCGGGTTCATCGCCATGTACTCTACAACCGTGGCCAAAACTGCTAGGGCCTGCCAGAAGAAGTGCACCTTGACGGAGCGCTGTTTCCATTATTCAGTCGGTCCAGATGGCTGCTCCCTCCATACTATGGATTCCACCCTTGAGGACAGAGCTGGATACATCAGCGGCGACATGATCTGTCAACACTGA